Proteins encoded in a region of the Candidatus Saccharimonadia bacterium genome:
- a CDS encoding ABC transporter permease yields the protein MATTTKLEFNRSPRWVLGITDSLIMIERSSRHILRNRDQLLGTFFQPIMFLVLFASVFGGAIEKALPHGVNYLSFLLPGIIVQTLAFGSSTTAIAICNDLAKGIVDRFRSLPMNNLAVLTGHVVSDLFRNGISTVVMILAGLVMGFRSSAGFTDWLLLAGLLMLFTLAFSWLSAIMGLFAKSVEGVQWLSFLIVFPFTFASTAFVPAEGMNKYLKVFAENQPITHIVEAVRALMLGRPIGDHGWLAAVWCVAILAVCLPLSSWLFRRRTAQ from the coding sequence ATGGCTACAACCACCAAACTCGAATTCAACCGCAGCCCGCGCTGGGTCCTGGGCATTACCGACTCACTCATAATGATCGAGCGCTCCAGCCGCCACATCTTACGCAACCGCGACCAACTCCTGGGTACGTTCTTCCAGCCCATCATGTTCCTGGTGCTGTTCGCCTCGGTCTTTGGCGGCGCTATCGAAAAAGCCCTGCCGCACGGCGTAAATTATCTTAGTTTCCTGCTGCCCGGCATCATCGTACAAACGCTGGCCTTCGGCTCCAGTACTACGGCCATCGCCATTTGCAATGACCTGGCCAAGGGTATTGTCGACCGCTTCCGCTCGCTCCCCATGAACAATCTTGCCGTGCTCACCGGGCATGTTGTTTCCGACCTCTTCCGCAACGGCATATCCACCGTCGTGATGATCCTGGCCGGCCTCGTGATGGGCTTCCGTTCCAGCGCCGGCTTCACCGATTGGCTGCTCCTGGCCGGCCTGCTCATGCTGTTCACCCTGGCATTTTCCTGGCTATCGGCCATCATGGGACTCTTTGCCAAGAGCGTCGAGGGCGTGCAATGGCTGTCGTTCCTGATCGTCTTCCCCTTCACGTTCGCCAGCACCGCCTTCGTGCCGGCCGAGGGCATGAACAAATATCTCAAGGTCTTCGCCGAAAACCAGCCCATCACGCACATCGTAGAAGCAGTGCGGGCACTCATGCTGGGCCGCCCCATTGGCGATCACGGCTGGCTGGCCGCCGTCTGGTGTGTCGCCATCCTCGCCGTATGCTTGCCGCTATCTTCCTGGCTCTTCCGCCGCCGGACCGCGCAGTAA
- a CDS encoding methylated-DNA--[protein]-cysteine S-methyltransferase: MELLLLAYYYGEDSEGFMTYYDIIETPLGNAYVSGNEAALTGWHFEGQRYFDGVPADWQLRPEEPVLRAARRQTERYFAGGLREFDLPIEPAGTAFQRAVWEALSATPYGEHTTYSQLAALIDRPRAVRAVGTAVGRNPLCVVVPCHRVLGADGGLAGYVAGLERKRWLLDLEAAHEASLFEK, from the coding sequence ATGGAACTGCTTCTGCTGGCGTACTACTATGGTGAGGATAGTGAGGGTTTTATGACGTATTACGACATTATTGAGACGCCGCTCGGCAATGCCTACGTAAGTGGCAATGAGGCGGCTTTGACCGGCTGGCATTTTGAGGGGCAGCGCTACTTTGACGGCGTGCCGGCAGATTGGCAACTGCGGCCCGAGGAGCCGGTGCTGCGAGCGGCGCGGCGGCAAACTGAGCGGTATTTTGCCGGCGGTTTGCGGGAGTTTGATCTGCCGATCGAGCCGGCGGGGACGGCGTTTCAGCGGGCAGTGTGGGAGGCGCTGTCGGCGACGCCGTATGGTGAACACACCACGTATTCGCAGCTGGCGGCGCTGATCGACCGGCCGCGGGCGGTGCGGGCGGTGGGTACGGCAGTGGGCCGCAATCCGCTGTGCGTGGTGGTGCCCTGCCACCGCGTGCTCGGCGCCGACGGCGGTCTGGCCGGCTACGTGGCGGGCCTCGAGCGTAAGCGCTGGCTCCTCGATCTGGAAGCGGCGCATGAAGCCTCGCTGTTCGAAAAATAG
- a CDS encoding chitinase, translating into MRRLSPWRVMLGLLIVAGVVVGSAYAGQRWLAERSAAVHKPWFAAYVDVTASPRFAFEQLGATANREAVLSFVVALPQADCTPSWGGAYTMAQANASLDLDRRIERLRQQDGDVAVSFGGLKNSELAVSCTDPTKLKAAYASVINQYDISTIDLDLEQSGLTDAEAGARRATAIAKLQAERRAAGKPLAVWVTLPATPQGLSEDGTNAVAQLLAKGVDLAGVNVMTMDYGQSLEKGQSMQTASEKALTGVQRQLGVLYQRAGIQLSSATLWSKIGATPMIGQNDEAEEVLTPEDAKGLNAFASSHKLGRMSMWSANRDLECSGNYVDVKVVSDSCSGVKQGKGDYAASLSTGFNGSLSQNAGVVTSPDATAAAQKPDDPATSPYQIWSTAGAYLQGTKVVWHHNVYSAKWWTQGDLPDNPVLQAWQTPWELVGPVLPGEKPVPQLTLPAGTYPDWAGTTPYNTGDRVLFSGVPYQAKWWNTGASPAAASSNADSSPWVPLTQAQINEVGTAR; encoded by the coding sequence GTGAGGCGATTATCTCCGTGGCGCGTCATGCTGGGTCTATTGATTGTGGCGGGGGTCGTGGTGGGCAGTGCCTACGCGGGCCAGCGCTGGCTCGCCGAGCGGTCGGCGGCGGTTCATAAGCCGTGGTTTGCGGCTTATGTGGACGTCACGGCGTCGCCGCGATTTGCGTTTGAGCAACTGGGTGCGACCGCGAACCGCGAGGCGGTGCTGTCGTTTGTGGTAGCGCTGCCTCAGGCGGATTGCACGCCGTCGTGGGGTGGAGCCTACACGATGGCGCAGGCCAACGCTTCGCTTGATCTCGACCGGCGTATCGAGCGCTTGCGTCAGCAAGACGGGGATGTGGCGGTGTCGTTTGGCGGCCTGAAAAATAGTGAACTAGCCGTGAGCTGTACTGATCCCACCAAACTGAAGGCGGCCTACGCGTCGGTTATTAACCAATACGACATTAGTACGATTGATCTGGACCTTGAGCAATCGGGACTTACCGATGCTGAAGCCGGTGCTCGCCGCGCCACGGCGATCGCCAAACTGCAGGCGGAGCGGCGCGCGGCCGGCAAGCCCTTGGCCGTGTGGGTGACGCTGCCGGCCACGCCGCAGGGCCTGAGCGAAGACGGCACCAATGCGGTGGCGCAGCTGCTCGCCAAAGGCGTTGATCTGGCCGGTGTGAATGTGATGACGATGGATTATGGCCAGAGTCTCGAGAAAGGCCAGTCGATGCAGACGGCCTCCGAAAAGGCCCTCACCGGCGTGCAGCGCCAGCTCGGCGTTTTGTACCAGCGGGCCGGCATTCAGCTCAGCAGCGCGACGCTGTGGTCGAAGATTGGCGCTACGCCGATGATTGGCCAAAACGACGAGGCCGAGGAAGTGCTGACGCCCGAGGACGCCAAGGGGTTGAACGCCTTCGCTTCATCGCACAAACTGGGCCGCATGTCGATGTGGTCGGCCAATCGCGACCTGGAATGCAGCGGCAATTATGTGGATGTGAAGGTCGTGTCGGACTCGTGCAGTGGCGTGAAGCAAGGCAAGGGCGACTACGCCGCCTCGCTGAGCACCGGATTCAACGGCAGTTTGTCGCAAAACGCCGGCGTGGTGACCTCGCCGGACGCCACCGCAGCGGCTCAGAAGCCGGATGATCCGGCTACGAGCCCTTATCAGATTTGGTCGACCGCCGGCGCGTATCTGCAGGGTACGAAAGTGGTGTGGCATCACAACGTGTATTCGGCTAAGTGGTGGACGCAGGGTGACCTGCCCGACAACCCGGTACTTCAGGCTTGGCAGACACCCTGGGAGCTCGTGGGCCCGGTGCTGCCGGGCGAAAAGCCGGTACCGCAGCTCACGCTGCCAGCCGGGACGTACCCGGATTGGGCGGGCACTACCCCCTACAATACCGGCGATCGCGTGCTCTTTAGCGGCGTGCCCTACCAGGCCAAATGGTGGAATACGGGCGCGAGTCCGGCGGCGGCTTCGTCCAATGCCGACAGTTCGCCCTGGGTACCCCTGACGCAGGCGCAGATTAATGAGGTGGGGACGGCGCGCTAG
- a CDS encoding DUF5995 family protein has product MRFWPRIKILTAGVSVMASLLMPFGTAHALADPSPWTGLLLPAPIGWSPSTATACPTGSITCVDATIAAQQAQLDPLIASCDHNLVFNFVYWRITQAFRTTQNDSTFFHNPQYLNQEDAVFAGYYSRQYQAWRAGNTAQVAPAWRVAFAAADQKQVSGLGDAFIALAAHILHDEPYTLLEMGLAYPDGVSAKGDYDKDNVWLAAAQVPTIAEAARRFDPAIGQPAVLNTPPFSTIDYQLVAGWRELAWRNAEQLKLAVDTHNPLLYQLVAAQIDAQSTAAANALKLATTNTAQQTANRDAYCMAHHNDL; this is encoded by the coding sequence ATGAGATTTTGGCCTCGCATTAAGATTTTAACCGCCGGCGTGTCGGTGATGGCTTCGCTGCTGATGCCCTTTGGCACGGCGCACGCGTTGGCCGACCCGTCGCCGTGGACGGGCCTGCTCTTGCCGGCGCCGATCGGCTGGAGCCCGAGCACGGCGACGGCCTGCCCTACTGGCAGCATCACGTGTGTGGACGCCACGATTGCGGCCCAGCAGGCGCAGCTTGATCCGCTGATCGCTAGCTGTGATCACAATTTAGTGTTTAATTTTGTGTACTGGCGGATTACGCAGGCGTTTCGGACCACCCAAAATGACTCCACGTTTTTCCACAATCCGCAATATTTGAACCAGGAAGATGCGGTATTTGCGGGCTACTATAGCCGGCAGTATCAAGCCTGGCGGGCGGGCAATACGGCCCAAGTAGCACCGGCCTGGCGGGTGGCGTTTGCGGCTGCCGACCAGAAGCAAGTGAGCGGCCTCGGGGACGCGTTTATTGCTCTGGCGGCGCACATTTTGCACGATGAGCCCTACACGCTGCTCGAAATGGGACTTGCCTATCCGGACGGCGTGAGCGCCAAGGGCGACTACGACAAAGATAATGTGTGGCTGGCGGCCGCGCAGGTGCCCACTATTGCGGAGGCAGCACGGCGATTTGACCCGGCAATCGGGCAGCCGGCCGTCCTCAACACGCCGCCTTTTAGCACCATCGACTACCAGTTGGTAGCAGGGTGGCGCGAGCTGGCCTGGCGCAATGCTGAGCAGCTAAAATTGGCCGTGGATACGCACAATCCGTTGCTATACCAGCTGGTGGCAGCCCAGATTGATGCCCAATCTACGGCCGCGGCCAACGCGCTCAAGCTAGCGACCACCAACACCGCTCAGCAGACAGCCAACCGCGACGCATACTGCATGGCGCACCACAACGATCTGTAG
- a CDS encoding ATP-binding cassette domain-containing protein has translation MTNHIIEVRGLQKSYGKNHVLRGIDFTMERGTMLALLGPNGAGKTTTVRILSTLLPFDGGTITVDGHDLGRDPEAIRRIIGLTGQSAAVDELLTGRENLVMMGRLYRLTTGSAKLRARELLEQFDLGESADRVVSTYSGGMRRRLDLAVSLIATPPVIFLDEPTTGLDPRSRIAMWDIIKRLMEQGISILLTTQYLEEADQLADRIIVIDDGRVIAEGTAAELKSQVGRDRLELTFADEATTKQALKLLGSASAVKQTDDTTLSMEIGDVTTDVNHTLTTLAGAGIKVSELAVHKPTLDDVFLSLTGKAKVTETEKKPEKVK, from the coding sequence ATGACCAATCACATCATCGAGGTTCGCGGCCTCCAAAAATCATACGGCAAGAACCACGTCCTGCGCGGGATAGACTTTACCATGGAGCGCGGCACCATGCTGGCGCTACTAGGTCCAAACGGCGCCGGCAAGACCACCACGGTGCGCATCCTGAGCACGCTGCTGCCGTTTGATGGCGGCACCATCACGGTCGACGGGCACGATCTAGGGCGCGACCCCGAGGCCATTCGCCGCATCATTGGCCTCACCGGTCAGTCGGCAGCGGTCGACGAGCTGCTCACCGGCCGCGAAAACCTAGTAATGATGGGCCGCCTCTACCGCCTCACCACTGGCAGCGCCAAACTGCGCGCCCGCGAACTGCTCGAACAGTTCGATCTTGGCGAGTCTGCCGACCGCGTCGTCTCCACCTACTCCGGCGGCATGCGCCGGCGGCTTGACCTGGCCGTGAGCCTCATTGCCACGCCGCCGGTCATCTTCCTCGACGAGCCCACCACCGGCCTCGACCCCCGCTCGCGCATCGCGATGTGGGATATCATCAAGCGCCTGATGGAGCAGGGGATTAGCATTTTGCTCACCACCCAATATCTGGAAGAAGCCGACCAGCTGGCCGACCGCATCATCGTTATTGACGACGGCCGAGTTATCGCCGAGGGCACGGCCGCGGAGCTCAAGAGCCAAGTGGGGCGCGACCGGCTTGAGCTCACATTTGCCGATGAAGCCACCACCAAGCAGGCGCTGAAGCTGCTCGGTAGCGCCTCGGCCGTCAAGCAAACCGACGACACCACCCTCAGTATGGAGATAGGCGACGTCACCACCGACGTCAACCACACCCTCACCACGCTCGCCGGCGCCGGTATCAAAGTCTCGGAACTGGCAGTTCACAAGCCCACCCTCGACGACGTTTTCCTGAGTCTCACCGGCAAGGCCAAGGTCACCGAAACCGAAAAGAAACCAGAGAAGGTCAAATAA
- a CDS encoding glycosyltransferase family 2 protein codes for MTFSRLAIVLTIGLWAAYVVSTIIRQFFDGPHSFQFMMQALSYLVVVTFLTFSALMYLIARQGALQRFGKHVRVPRAELDRHFSQVQSSITVLVPSYSEETGVIRKTLMSAALQEYPGMRVVLLVDDKPNSKDPVAAAQLEATRALGGDIMELFTEPRERFGGALARFERKQSKAKFANFMTVMDLAGHYTWAADWLTRLADAEDIEDHVDVFFGDQVLRSLAAELRLTADALTASCREGAPLAASRVHQLYRRLAWIFEAEISVFERKQYASLSHEANKAMNLNSYIGLMGGTYRSMPTPDGPALVPTSRRQPGDVVVPDSEFILTLDADSILLRDYCLRLVYFLQQPGNARVAVTQTPYSSFRGAATRIERLAAATTDIQHILHQGMSHFGATFWVGANAVIRKQALEDIAETEWVGGFAIRRFIQDRTVIEDTESSVDLALHGWTLTNYPERLSYSATPPDFGSLIVQRRRWANGGLLILPKLWATIRERKRRNEFVSRTEVLLRLNYMASIAWASFGLIFLLAYPYDGRLLSPLVLLAALPYFLAMASDLKYCGYKRSDVLRIYGFNLILLPVNLAGVLKSLQQALSGKKIPFARTPKVKNRTVSPMLYVIVPLLIVGFSVFTLWRDVVPHNWGNAAFAGFNAVVAGWAIMAYIGVFSILADTWRGLTDWMYVEVKPKSAAGAGKGQAGLDWRAVLYHGDARGTVPLTEQSEVVS; via the coding sequence ATGACGTTTAGTCGTTTGGCGATCGTTTTGACGATCGGCCTGTGGGCCGCGTATGTGGTGTCGACTATTATTCGCCAATTCTTTGACGGCCCGCACAGTTTTCAATTTATGATGCAGGCCCTGAGCTACCTGGTGGTGGTGACGTTTTTGACCTTCTCGGCCTTGATGTATTTGATAGCTCGCCAGGGCGCGCTGCAGCGTTTTGGCAAACACGTGCGCGTGCCGCGAGCTGAACTGGACCGGCATTTCTCGCAGGTGCAATCGTCGATCACGGTTCTGGTGCCTTCCTATAGCGAGGAGACGGGGGTAATTCGCAAGACGCTCATGTCGGCGGCTCTTCAGGAGTATCCGGGGATGCGCGTGGTACTGCTCGTGGACGACAAACCCAACTCCAAAGACCCCGTGGCGGCCGCGCAGCTCGAGGCGACTCGGGCGTTGGGGGGCGACATTATGGAACTCTTCACAGAGCCGCGCGAACGGTTTGGTGGGGCGCTGGCTCGCTTTGAGCGCAAGCAATCGAAGGCGAAATTTGCCAACTTTATGACGGTGATGGATCTGGCCGGGCATTATACCTGGGCGGCGGACTGGCTGACGAGGTTGGCTGATGCGGAGGACATTGAGGATCATGTGGATGTGTTTTTCGGCGACCAGGTGCTGCGCAGTTTGGCAGCTGAGCTGCGTCTGACGGCGGATGCACTGACGGCCTCTTGCCGCGAAGGGGCGCCGCTGGCGGCGAGCCGCGTGCACCAGCTATACCGGCGGCTGGCTTGGATTTTTGAGGCCGAAATCTCGGTATTTGAGCGCAAGCAATATGCGTCGTTGTCGCACGAGGCCAACAAGGCCATGAACCTCAACTCGTACATCGGCCTCATGGGCGGCACGTACCGCTCGATGCCGACGCCGGATGGTCCGGCGCTGGTGCCGACGAGCCGCCGCCAGCCGGGTGATGTGGTGGTGCCGGATAGTGAATTTATTTTGACGCTGGATGCGGATTCGATTCTGCTACGCGACTACTGCTTGCGCCTGGTTTACTTTTTGCAGCAACCTGGCAATGCCCGGGTGGCGGTGACGCAGACGCCGTATTCGTCGTTTCGGGGCGCGGCTACGCGGATCGAGCGATTGGCCGCGGCTACGACCGACATTCAGCATATTTTGCATCAGGGCATGAGCCACTTTGGCGCGACGTTTTGGGTGGGGGCAAATGCGGTCATTCGCAAGCAGGCGCTGGAGGACATTGCCGAGACGGAGTGGGTCGGCGGATTTGCGATTCGGCGGTTCATTCAAGACCGCACGGTGATCGAAGACACGGAGTCGAGTGTGGACCTGGCGCTGCACGGCTGGACGCTCACCAACTACCCGGAGCGGCTGAGCTATAGCGCCACGCCGCCGGACTTTGGTTCGCTGATTGTGCAGCGGCGGCGCTGGGCCAATGGCGGCTTGCTGATTTTGCCCAAGCTGTGGGCCACTATTCGCGAGCGCAAACGCCGCAATGAGTTTGTATCGCGCACCGAGGTGCTGCTGCGGCTCAACTACATGGCGTCGATCGCGTGGGCCAGCTTTGGCCTGATCTTTTTGCTGGCGTACCCGTATGACGGCCGACTGCTGAGCCCGCTGGTACTGCTGGCGGCGCTGCCCTATTTCTTGGCCATGGCCAGCGATCTCAAGTATTGCGGCTATAAGCGCAGTGACGTGCTCCGCATCTACGGCTTCAACTTGATCTTACTGCCGGTGAACCTAGCCGGGGTGCTGAAGTCACTTCAGCAGGCGCTCTCGGGCAAAAAGATTCCGTTTGCGCGCACGCCGAAGGTGAAGAACCGCACGGTTTCGCCAATGCTGTATGTGATCGTGCCGTTGCTGATTGTGGGCTTCTCGGTGTTTACGCTGTGGCGCGACGTGGTACCGCACAACTGGGGCAATGCGGCGTTTGCGGGCTTTAACGCGGTAGTGGCGGGCTGGGCGATCATGGCTTACATCGGTGTTTTCAGCATTTTGGCCGACACCTGGCGCGGCCTGACCGACTGGATGTACGTGGAGGTGAAGCCGAAGTCGGCCGCCGGCGCGGGCAAAGGCCAGGCGGGGCTGGATTGGCGAGCCGTGCTGTACCATGGCGACGCCCGGGGCACGGTGCCGTTGACCGAGCAGAGCGAGGTGGTGTCGTGA
- the ligA gene encoding NAD-dependent DNA ligase LigA → MTHQQAHDRLAKLRDQINDYRYHYHVLNESIMSEAAADSLKHELSQLEAKFPDLITPDSPTQRVAGKPSDRFAKVRHSVPMISLNDVFSRDEVEAWADRINKLTPGATTELFADTKMDGFACALVYQDGALTQAVTRGDGQVGEDVTMNVRTIESVPLRLRASKDHAAFLRGRTEIRGEIVMLKKDFEALNIANTEAGRPLFANPRNTAAGTIRQLDPALVAARPLTFFAYDLLRDDPAEVPTYAFAYDTIRALGISTGRHATTFTTLDGLMQFIDHWSEARAQLPFGTDGIVVKVNDRAVYRALGVVGKAPRAAVAYKYPAEEATTVIKDIVLSIGRTGAATPIATFDPVVVAGTTVTHASLHNADEIARLDVRVGDTVIIYKAGDIIPKVLQSLPKLRPKSAKPFDMEAELARQYPELEFVRPEGEVVYRLANASGPLLLKKAVEHYASKGALDIDTLGEKNVITLVDAGLVQDPADIYAVTKDQLLELDRFADISATKLTDAIGRAKTPELPRFIYALGIRHVGQQTAVDLAEHFGTLEALQNATLEDLDAIDGIGHVVAESVLAYFADDDNAALLRKFHSLGVNPQTYHKTTGPLTGVNFVITGTLGMGSREEVAAKLVALGAKEQNSVSKDTTYLIVGENPGASKLAKAKKLGTKTLDESQLLSMLKAD, encoded by the coding sequence ATGACCCACCAGCAAGCCCACGACCGCCTGGCCAAACTCCGCGATCAGATCAATGACTACCGCTACCACTATCACGTGCTCAATGAGAGCATCATGAGTGAAGCCGCGGCCGACTCGCTCAAACACGAATTATCCCAACTCGAAGCCAAATTCCCCGACCTCATCACCCCCGACAGCCCCACCCAGCGCGTGGCCGGCAAGCCCTCGGACCGCTTCGCCAAAGTCCGCCACTCGGTCCCCATGATCAGCCTCAATGATGTTTTCAGCCGCGACGAGGTCGAAGCCTGGGCCGATCGCATCAACAAGCTCACCCCCGGCGCCACTACCGAGCTCTTCGCCGACACCAAAATGGATGGGTTCGCCTGCGCGCTGGTGTACCAAGACGGTGCACTCACCCAAGCCGTTACCCGCGGCGACGGGCAAGTGGGGGAGGACGTCACCATGAACGTCCGCACGATCGAGTCCGTGCCGCTGCGCCTGCGCGCGTCCAAGGATCACGCCGCATTCCTGCGCGGCCGCACCGAAATCCGCGGCGAGATCGTCATGCTCAAAAAAGACTTCGAGGCCCTAAACATTGCCAACACCGAAGCCGGCCGCCCGCTGTTTGCCAACCCCCGCAACACCGCCGCCGGCACCATCCGCCAGCTCGATCCGGCGCTGGTGGCCGCGCGTCCGCTCACGTTCTTCGCTTACGACCTCCTGCGCGACGATCCCGCCGAGGTGCCCACCTACGCCTTCGCCTATGACACCATCCGGGCGCTCGGCATCAGCACGGGCCGCCACGCCACCACCTTCACCACCCTCGACGGCCTCATGCAGTTCATCGATCACTGGTCCGAGGCCCGTGCCCAGCTGCCCTTTGGCACCGACGGCATCGTGGTGAAGGTCAACGACCGCGCCGTCTACCGTGCTCTCGGCGTGGTTGGCAAGGCCCCGCGTGCCGCCGTGGCCTACAAGTACCCGGCCGAGGAAGCCACCACCGTGATCAAAGATATCGTGCTCTCGATCGGCCGCACCGGCGCCGCCACCCCCATCGCCACTTTCGACCCCGTGGTGGTTGCCGGCACCACCGTGACTCACGCCAGCCTCCACAACGCCGACGAAATCGCCCGCCTCGATGTGCGGGTAGGGGACACCGTCATCATCTACAAAGCCGGCGATATTATCCCCAAAGTACTCCAATCGCTCCCCAAGCTCCGCCCGAAATCAGCCAAACCCTTCGACATGGAGGCCGAGCTCGCCCGCCAGTATCCCGAGCTCGAGTTTGTGCGCCCCGAAGGCGAAGTGGTCTACCGCCTCGCCAATGCCTCCGGCCCGCTCCTGCTCAAAAAAGCCGTCGAGCATTATGCCAGCAAGGGCGCCCTCGACATCGACACCCTCGGTGAAAAAAACGTCATCACACTCGTCGACGCCGGCCTCGTCCAAGACCCCGCCGACATCTACGCCGTCACCAAAGACCAGCTCCTAGAGCTTGATCGTTTTGCCGACATCTCGGCCACCAAGCTCACCGACGCGATCGGGCGCGCCAAAACCCCCGAGCTCCCGCGCTTCATCTACGCCCTCGGCATCCGCCACGTCGGCCAGCAAACCGCCGTCGACCTCGCCGAGCACTTCGGCACCCTCGAAGCCCTGCAAAACGCCACCCTCGAAGACCTCGACGCCATCGACGGCATCGGCCATGTCGTCGCCGAGAGCGTGCTAGCCTACTTCGCCGACGACGACAACGCCGCCCTCCTCCGCAAATTCCATTCCCTCGGCGTCAATCCCCAGACCTACCACAAAACCACCGGCCCCCTCACCGGCGTCAATTTCGTCATCACCGGCACCCTCGGCATGGGCTCCCGCGAAGAAGTCGCCGCCAAGCTCGTCGCCCTCGGCGCCAAAGAACAAAACTCCGTGAGCAAAGACACCACCTACCTCATCGTCGGCGAAAATCCAGGGGCTTCGAAGCTCGCAAAGGCGAAGAAGCTGGGGACGAAAACGTTGGATGAGTCGCAATTGCTTTCGATGTTGAAGGCAGATTAA
- a CDS encoding MFS transporter has protein sequence MKQNPQRVQNVYLVLTLLSTLAASFIWGVNTLFLLDAGLSITAAFAANALFSAGQVIFEIPTGVVADTMGRRTSYLLGTLTLGVSTLLYLWAWQAHAPFWAWAVTSVLLGLGFTFFSGATEAWLVDALHATGYTGTLEAVFARGQIVGGIAMLTGSVAGGLVAQATNLGVPYILRSAALLATFGVALVYMRDLGFTPVKGERAVKNIKNILSASLENGLKKPPVRWVMLTAPFSAGVGIYGFYAMQPYLLQLFGNPHAYGIAGLAASIVAGAQILGGLTVPFVRRRFGRRTTLLMTGIVGSAVVLALIGLTHVFWLAVLLLIVWGLIFAAGSPIRQAYLNGLIPSQQRATVLSFDNLMGSAGSVFTQPALGKTADIWGYGLSYVFAAVVQIMALPFLVLARRTHPASDPIVPESASKKTAS, from the coding sequence ATGAAGCAAAACCCCCAACGGGTGCAAAATGTGTATCTCGTGCTCACCCTGCTGAGTACCCTCGCCGCCTCGTTCATTTGGGGCGTCAACACGCTATTTTTGCTCGACGCAGGCTTGAGCATCACCGCCGCCTTCGCCGCCAACGCGCTGTTTTCGGCCGGCCAGGTTATTTTTGAAATTCCCACCGGCGTTGTCGCCGACACCATGGGCCGCCGCACGTCGTATCTGCTCGGCACACTCACGCTAGGCGTCTCCACCTTGCTCTATCTGTGGGCTTGGCAAGCGCATGCGCCGTTTTGGGCCTGGGCCGTCACCTCCGTGCTGTTGGGTCTGGGCTTTACCTTTTTCTCGGGCGCCACCGAGGCCTGGCTGGTTGATGCGCTCCATGCCACCGGCTACACCGGCACGCTCGAGGCCGTATTCGCGCGCGGCCAGATCGTGGGCGGCATCGCCATGCTCACCGGCTCCGTGGCCGGTGGCCTCGTGGCCCAGGCTACCAACCTCGGCGTGCCCTACATTTTGCGCTCTGCCGCCTTGCTTGCCACCTTTGGCGTGGCCCTCGTGTATATGCGCGATCTGGGCTTCACGCCAGTGAAGGGCGAGCGGGCCGTCAAAAATATTAAGAATATCCTGAGCGCCTCCCTCGAAAACGGCCTCAAAAAACCACCCGTACGCTGGGTAATGCTCACCGCACCTTTCTCGGCTGGTGTGGGCATTTACGGCTTTTACGCCATGCAGCCGTATTTGCTCCAGCTCTTCGGCAATCCCCACGCCTACGGCATCGCCGGGCTCGCCGCTTCGATCGTGGCCGGCGCCCAGATCTTGGGCGGCCTCACGGTGCCGTTCGTGCGCCGCCGCTTCGGCCGCCGCACCACGCTGCTCATGACCGGCATCGTCGGCAGCGCCGTGGTGTTGGCGCTCATTGGGCTCACCCACGTGTTCTGGCTAGCAGTGTTGCTGCTCATTGTGTGGGGCCTCATCTTTGCCGCCGGCTCACCCATTCGCCAGGCCTACCTCAACGGCCTCATTCCCTCGCAGCAGCGCGCCACCGTGCTGTCGTTCGACAACCTCATGGGCTCGGCCGGTTCGGTCTTTACCCAGCCGGCGCTCGGTAAGACCGCCGACATTTGGGGCTACGGCCTGTCATATGTCTTTGCCGCGGTGGTGCAAATTATGGCGTTGCCGTTTTTGGTGCTGGCGCGCCGCACTCATCCCGCCTCCGACCCCATCGTTCCTGAATCCGCCTCCAAAAAGACCGCCTCGTAA